The window TGATTTCCGCTGTCCGCTACGAGTCTTATGAAATGCCACCGCAGGGGCAACTCGCTGAAAGTGACATTGAGGTACTCGAGAATTGGATTGAAATGGGAGCACCTTGGCCGGGCGACGACGACACGATGATCGTTCGGCGCGATAGCGATCGGTTGACCGAGGACGATCGTCAGTGGTGGGCGATTCAGCCTGTTGTTGATCCTGAGGTGCCTGAGGCGGGTGATCCATGGGCGCGTAACGAAATCGACCGATTTGTTGCTGCCAAATTGGAATTGGCTGGTCTCGCGCCATCGCGGCCTGCGGATCGATATGAATTAGTGCGGCGAGCGTATTATGATTTGCACGGTTTACCCCCATCGCCCGAGCAGGTTGATGCGTTTGTCAACGATGACCGCGAGGATGCGTGGCCCCGACTCATCGAAGATTTGCTGGACAGCCCACGCTACGGTGAACGTTGGGCGCAGCATTGGCTCGACGTGGTCCGTTATGCCGAGAGCGATGGTTACAACGAAGACGCCTTTCGGCCCGAGGCGAGCGAGTTTCGTGACTATGTCGTGCGTTCGATCAACAATGACAAGCCCTATGATCAATTCGTGCGCGAACAGTTGGCTGGTGACGAAATCAATCCCGACGACCCCAATGTCTTCATCGCGACGGCATTTCTGCGTCTGGGGGTTTACGAATGGAATCAGCGCAACGCGACGATGCACTGGGATTTGATCATTAACGAGATCACACGCGTTACCGGCGAAGCATTTCTGGGTATTGGCATTGGCTGTGCCCAGTGTCACGACCACAAGTTCGATCCGATTTTGCAGAAGGATTATTTTGCGTTGCAGGCATTTTTCTCGTCTGTGGCTTGGCCGATGGATCGGCCACTGGCGACCGGCGACGAGATCGCCGAGTTCCAAGCGAGGCAACAAGCGTGGGAGCAGGCGACCGATGAAATTCGAGGAGAAATGAGCTCGCTCACGCAAGCGGCATTCGACAAGGACCAGCAGTACATTGTTGAGCAGTTTCCAGCGGACATTCAAGCGATTTACTACAAGCCAAAATCCGAGCAGACGACCTACGAGAAACAGCTGGCATACCTCGTCGAGCGTCAAGCGGATCGCGCGGGATCGCGGTTCAACTTTCTTGGGGCACTGCAGCAGGAGCCCGAGAAACTCGCCCGATATCAGGAACTTCAGGAGGAGTTAAAGAAATTTGATGCAATGAAGCCGCAGCCGTTGCCCACCGCATTTGTGGCGAATGACATGGGGCCTGATCCGGCCCCGACGTATCTGCGGACACGCACCAGCGAGCGAATCATCGAACCAGCCTTCCTGACCCTGCTCGGCCAACAGCCGGATATCGAACCGACACCGACCAGTACCGGTCGCCGCACAGCGTTAGCGAATTGGATCACCGACGAGCGCAATCCACTGTCGACGCGAGTCATCGTCAACCGCGTCTGGCAACGTCATTTCGGTACCGGCATCGTACCCACGCCCAACGACTTCGGAACACTCGGAGAATCGCCGAGTCATCCGGAGTTGCTCGACTGGTTAACACAGCGGTTTCTTGATGGCGACTGGAAGCTCAAACCGCTGCACCGATTAATCATGACGAGCGCTGTCTACCAGCAGACTTCAAAACGCGAACCCACGCCCGTTGCCAGTCAGGTCGATCCGACGAACCGATTGCTATGGCGATTTTCACCGCAGCGACTTGATGCCGAGCAGGTGCGAGATGCCATGCTGGCAATTTCGGGCGAGCTGCAGCCGCGTGATGGCGGCGTTGCAGTCAGCGGTTCAACGCCTTATCGCAGCGTGTACGTGAAGAAATTGCGGAATCGTCCCGATGAGATGCTATGTGGATTTGACGCGCCACTTGGATTTGAGTCGGCTCCCAACCGCATCGCGACGACGACGCCCATTCAATCGCTGCTCTTAGTCAATGGTGAGTGGACGTTGCAGCGTTCCCAAGCCTTTGCAAAGCGGTTGCTCGCTCGCAAACAGCATTTGGACGAGAGCGATATCCGCACCGCATATCGTTTGGTGTTTAACCGCGAGGCAAACGCGGAGGAGGTGGACGCGGCGTTGGCATTTCTCCGAGAGCAGCCCACTGCGATTGCTGCTCCCACTGTGGAAAATAAGTATCCTGATGAAACGGGATTGCGTCCGATCACTCAGCATTTTGCAGAGGTGCGTGACCTTGGGCTGGGGACCAAAGCGTTGTGGATTCAACCGGGAAGTCGGTTTGAGCGGCTACAGCCCACCATTACCGATGACTTGGCAGATGAATTCACTATCGAAGCGGTCACGACGCTGGATCGATTCTACTCCGACGCGAGCGTCAGCACGTTGCTCTCACGTTGGAATGGCAGTACGAAAACAGCTGGCTGGAACTTGGGAGTCACTAGTGAAAAGTCCGCCTATCAACCTGGGAATTTGATCGTCCAGCTCATCGGCAGGAACTTTCAAGACGAGCCCACCTACGAAGTCGTCGCGTCCGGCCTGCGTTTTCCGCGAGATAAACCGGTCTACATCGCGGCGGTCATTTCCGCAACCACGTCGGTAGACAATCCGACCAGCGGTTCGGTGACGTTTTACATGCAAGACCTATCCGACCCTGCCGCGGAGTTGCAAACCGCCACGGTGGAGACATCGGTCGTCGGCGAAATTCAGAATCCTGCGTTGAAGTTTGTCGCAGGAGGCCGCGATGCCAGTGGTCACCTGTGGGATGGGCAACTCGCTCGACTAAGTCTCCACCGCGGTGCCTTGTCTCGGGCTCAGTTGTTGGTAGGCAATTCGCCTGAGGCAACAGGTCACGTGCTTGACTGGACGTTTTGCGGTGACGACGGGGACCGTCCTGTACCGCATGCCGCATGGCTGCAGAGTAAGACGAAGGAAGTTCCTGTGAGCGTGTCCACCCCAGCATTTAGAGCCGTCACGGACTTCTGCCAAGCCCTCTTCAATTCCAACGAATTCCTTTATCTACACTGAGCCAGAGATGTCTTGTAATCAAGTAGATTATCCCAACTCACGACGCGACTTTCTGTGCCATACCGGAGGCGGATGTGGGGCGTTGGCGTTCGCAGCGATGAGCGGGCAATCTCTGATCGCCGGTGACGCCTCCAATCCGGCTGCTACCAAAATTCACGACGGGCTCGGTCGGGCCAAGAACGTCATCTGGTTGTTCATGGAAGGTGGACCCAGTCATTTGGATTTGTTTGATCGGAAGCCGGCTGTCAACGAGCTGGCGGGTCAGTCGTTGCCAGAGAGTTTTCCACGCCCAGTCACCGCGATGGGTGAAGCCGATTCACCGATTCTGGAATGCAAGCGGAAATGGGCTCAGCACGGTGAAAGTGGGTTGTGGATTTCCGATTGGTTACCGCATCACAGCAGCATCGCTGATGAGCTCTGTGTGATTCACTCATGCGTGTCCGATGGTATCAATCACGCCGGCGGCGTCTGTCAGATGAACACGGGTGCCGTTTTCGGTGGGCGACCTTCGCTGGGATCGTGGGTTTCGTATGGTCTGGGGGAAGCGAACGAGAACCTACCGGGCTTCGTGGTGATGAAGGATAGCAATTCGATGGTCGTCAATGGAGCCCGCGCCTGGGGCGCAGGGTTCATGCCAGCGACCTATCAAGGGGTACTGCTGGAGACTGGCGTTGAACCTATACGCAATCTCAATAACCCCAAGAATGTCTCCGCCGCAGAGCAGCAAGGCAAACTGGATTTTATCAATCAACTCAACCGGCGGCACTACGTCGGTCGAGAATCAAGCAGTGACTTGGAAGCACGTATTCGCAGCTACGAACTAGCCGCACGCATGCAAACGACTGCCCCCGACGCTGTGGACATTGATCAGGAGCCTGCGCACATTCGCCAGATGTACGGACTCGACCAACAAGAGACAGAGGTCTACGGGCGGCAATGCCTGCTCGCGCGGCGAATGGTCGAGCGTGGGGTGCGGTTCATCCAGTTGTATTCTGGAGCGGGCAGCAAGTGGGACAGCCACAGCAATATCGAAGGGAACCATTCCCGACTGTGCCGGGGCGTCGACCAACCCATCTCCGCGTTGATTACCGATCTGAAACAACGGGGGTTGCTCGAGGATACCTTAGTGATTTGGGGCGGTGAATTTGGGCGGACGCCGATGAGCGAAAAAGGATCCGGCCGTGATCACAACCCCACCGGTTTCACGATGTGGATGGCGGGCGGCGGCGTCAAAGGTGGTCAAACGATTGGCGCAACGGATGAACTGGGGCTGTACGCAGTCGAGGATAAATTGCACGTTCATGATATCCACGCCACCACGCTCGCCCTCTTGGGGCTCGATCATACGAAGGTCGTCTACATGAACAAAGGACGCCCTGAGCGAGTCGACTTGAACGAAGGCCACGTGCACACTGGAATTGTTTCGGGGGCCTAACGCGAACCGCCTATGCGTCGAGCTGATCGACGCGGGGAACTCCGATTAGTCGCGATGACAGAATACTAGAACTGGATCTGGTACTTCTCAGTCATGGCTCGACGGATATCCGCCGTCATTTTGTCGATCTGGGAAAGCACATTTTTGTAGCTGGCGTAGTTATTAC of the Allorhodopirellula heiligendammensis genome contains:
- a CDS encoding PSD1 and planctomycete cytochrome C domain-containing protein, which codes for MMITNLLPVRSAGLACALIVVLGLIGGADAADRGAVEKLKYFESHVRPLLARHCLGCHGDEQQEGELRLDSLAAILKGGESEETVIVPGNPAESVLISAVRYESYEMPPQGQLAESDIEVLENWIEMGAPWPGDDDTMIVRRDSDRLTEDDRQWWAIQPVVDPEVPEAGDPWARNEIDRFVAAKLELAGLAPSRPADRYELVRRAYYDLHGLPPSPEQVDAFVNDDREDAWPRLIEDLLDSPRYGERWAQHWLDVVRYAESDGYNEDAFRPEASEFRDYVVRSINNDKPYDQFVREQLAGDEINPDDPNVFIATAFLRLGVYEWNQRNATMHWDLIINEITRVTGEAFLGIGIGCAQCHDHKFDPILQKDYFALQAFFSSVAWPMDRPLATGDEIAEFQARQQAWEQATDEIRGEMSSLTQAAFDKDQQYIVEQFPADIQAIYYKPKSEQTTYEKQLAYLVERQADRAGSRFNFLGALQQEPEKLARYQELQEELKKFDAMKPQPLPTAFVANDMGPDPAPTYLRTRTSERIIEPAFLTLLGQQPDIEPTPTSTGRRTALANWITDERNPLSTRVIVNRVWQRHFGTGIVPTPNDFGTLGESPSHPELLDWLTQRFLDGDWKLKPLHRLIMTSAVYQQTSKREPTPVASQVDPTNRLLWRFSPQRLDAEQVRDAMLAISGELQPRDGGVAVSGSTPYRSVYVKKLRNRPDEMLCGFDAPLGFESAPNRIATTTPIQSLLLVNGEWTLQRSQAFAKRLLARKQHLDESDIRTAYRLVFNREANAEEVDAALAFLREQPTAIAAPTVENKYPDETGLRPITQHFAEVRDLGLGTKALWIQPGSRFERLQPTITDDLADEFTIEAVTTLDRFYSDASVSTLLSRWNGSTKTAGWNLGVTSEKSAYQPGNLIVQLIGRNFQDEPTYEVVASGLRFPRDKPVYIAAVISATTSVDNPTSGSVTFYMQDLSDPAAELQTATVETSVVGEIQNPALKFVAGGRDASGHLWDGQLARLSLHRGALSRAQLLVGNSPEATGHVLDWTFCGDDGDRPVPHAAWLQSKTKEVPVSVSTPAFRAVTDFCQALFNSNEFLYLH
- a CDS encoding DUF1501 domain-containing protein, encoding MSCNQVDYPNSRRDFLCHTGGGCGALAFAAMSGQSLIAGDASNPAATKIHDGLGRAKNVIWLFMEGGPSHLDLFDRKPAVNELAGQSLPESFPRPVTAMGEADSPILECKRKWAQHGESGLWISDWLPHHSSIADELCVIHSCVSDGINHAGGVCQMNTGAVFGGRPSLGSWVSYGLGEANENLPGFVVMKDSNSMVVNGARAWGAGFMPATYQGVLLETGVEPIRNLNNPKNVSAAEQQGKLDFINQLNRRHYVGRESSSDLEARIRSYELAARMQTTAPDAVDIDQEPAHIRQMYGLDQQETEVYGRQCLLARRMVERGVRFIQLYSGAGSKWDSHSNIEGNHSRLCRGVDQPISALITDLKQRGLLEDTLVIWGGEFGRTPMSEKGSGRDHNPTGFTMWMAGGGVKGGQTIGATDELGLYAVEDKLHVHDIHATTLALLGLDHTKVVYMNKGRPERVDLNEGHVHTGIVSGA